A genome region from Salvia splendens isolate huo1 chromosome 19, SspV2, whole genome shotgun sequence includes the following:
- the LOC121779042 gene encoding uncharacterized protein LOC121779042: MGIDPNNGWWPIAWAVTKAESYVQWKWFVEYLSDDLNLHANVPRYVFMSDQQKGLAKVVVEEFSTERASLLCLAHIQQFQEEICRRKFQRPVVGDCREYHPRTLCGQDGYADRVTPTTSVPSGVAPKEKLHWLERKQVSACWRTLEQVKWKGFRLEASGSKATITQSPVIKELVDKWYARAASWRATWNGQSSYQVIGPSGQYVVNMRDFTCSYRLWQLTGIPCTHAIATINKNGDDVTRYVSRYYLKSTMIMLYENVIYLINGVDNWPKTTSDGVLELAPRGQSDSVVGETSQHNESRERGESTLPESSNNRRRQEPNVSDPGPSTWTKTQPQRCGRRGDQD, encoded by the exons ATGGGAATTGATCCCAACAATGGCTGGTGGCCGATTGCTTGGGCTGTGACTAAGGCCGAGAGTTATGTCCAGTGGAAGTGGTTCGTGGAGTACCTATCTGATGACCTTAACTTGCATGCAAATGTCCCACGATATGTGTTTATGTCTGACCAACAAAAG GGCCTTGCAAAGGTGGTTGTTGAGGAATTTTCCACAGAGCGAGCATCGCTTCTGTGTTTAGCACAtatacaacaatttcaagaagagATTTGTCGGAGAAAATTTCAAAGACCGGTTGTGGGAGATTGCCGCGAGTACCACCCTCGAACATTATGTGGACAAGATGGATATGCAGACCGAGTAACCCCAACCACATCAGTGCCTTCTGGAGTTGCTCCCAAAGAAAA ATTGCATTGGCTCGAGAGAAAGCAAGTATCAGCATGTTGGAGGACATTAGAACAAGTCAAATGGAAAGGATTCAGATTAGAGGCCAGTGGATCAAAAGCTACGATCACGCAGTCTCCTGTTATCAAGGAGCTTGTGGATAAGTGGTACGCGCGGGCTGCATCGTGGAGGGCTACATGGAACGGACAGTCTTCGTACCAAGTAATTGGGCCGTCTGGCCAATATGTTGTCAACATGCGCGATTTTACATGCTCCTATAGATTGTGGCAGCTAACCGGAATCCCGTGCACTCATGCTATCGcaacaatcaacaagaatggCGACGACGTGACACGATACGTCTCCCGCTATTATTTGAAGTCAACAATGATCATGTTGTACGAGAATGTCATTTATCTAATCAATGGGGTGGACAATTGGCCCAAGACTACTTCTGATGGTGTGTTGGAACTGGCGCCCCGAGGTCAAAGCGACAGCGTG GTTGGGGAGACTTCACAGCACAACGAGTCGCGTGAGCGTGGTGAGAGTACTTTGCCTGAATCGTCAAACAATCGCCGACGCCAAGAG CCTAATGTTTCAGATCCGGGACCAAGCACTTGGACCAAGACTCAGCCTCAGAGATGTGGCCGCCGCGGTGATCAAGATTGA